In the Fusobacterium sp. IOR10 genome, one interval contains:
- a CDS encoding thymidine phosphorylase — MRAVDIIQNKRDGKILSKEEISFFLDGYLNEKIPDYQMSAFLMAVYFKGMCKEELEIFTEKMVNSGESIKFTGVENFLIDKHSTGGVGDKTTIALAGLFASFNIGTAKLSGRGLGHTGGTIDKFESIKGFTFPKSKEELIKMTNITGTGIMEASNKIVPLDKKIYALRDVTATVQSIPLIASSIMSKKLAIYSDGLILDVKVGSGAFMKNIDSARQLAKSMLDIGEGFKRKVAAVLTNMDEPLGLAVGNSNEVIEAIETLKGRGPKDFTELVETLTAVALMIKGDVKDLEEGKKKVREVIESGKAIKHLKDFIEYAGGDPNLTEDYSLLPRAKYEYLIKSGKSGWVQGIEAEKIGKAGMVLGAGRETKEEVIDHSVGVILCKKTGDPVKKGEVLGKLQYNNEKNLDTSINFIKEAFTISDKKTLEKKVIFEIHTVNI; from the coding sequence ATGAGAGCAGTGGATATAATACAAAATAAAAGAGATGGGAAAATACTTTCCAAGGAAGAAATTAGTTTTTTCTTAGACGGATACTTAAATGAAAAAATTCCAGATTATCAAATGTCAGCCTTCTTAATGGCAGTTTATTTTAAAGGAATGTGTAAAGAAGAATTGGAAATCTTTACAGAAAAAATGGTAAATAGTGGGGAAAGTATAAAATTTACTGGTGTTGAAAATTTTTTAATAGATAAACATTCAACAGGTGGTGTAGGGGATAAAACAACAATAGCCTTAGCTGGTTTATTTGCTAGTTTCAATATAGGAACAGCTAAACTTTCTGGAAGAGGTTTAGGTCATACAGGGGGAACAATAGATAAATTTGAGTCTATAAAGGGCTTTACTTTCCCAAAATCAAAGGAAGAATTAATAAAAATGACAAATATTACAGGAACTGGCATTATGGAAGCTTCAAATAAAATAGTTCCTTTGGATAAAAAGATTTATGCTTTAAGGGATGTAACAGCTACAGTTCAGAGTATACCATTAATTGCTAGCTCAATAATGAGTAAAAAATTAGCAATTTATTCAGATGGATTGATTTTAGATGTGAAAGTTGGCTCTGGAGCCTTTATGAAAAATATAGACTCAGCAAGACAACTTGCAAAGTCCATGTTGGATATAGGGGAAGGTTTTAAAAGAAAGGTTGCAGCAGTTTTAACTAATATGGATGAGCCTCTTGGGTTAGCAGTTGGAAACTCAAATGAAGTTATAGAAGCAATAGAAACTCTCAAAGGGAGAGGTCCTAAGGATTTCACAGAATTGGTGGAAACTTTAACTGCTGTAGCTTTAATGATAAAAGGAGATGTTAAAGATTTAGAAGAGGGAAAGAAAAAAGTTAGAGAAGTTATAGAATCAGGAAAAGCAATTAAACATCTAAAGGATTTTATAGAATATGCAGGGGGAGATCCTAATCTAACAGAGGATTATTCATTGTTACCTAGAGCAAAGTACGAATATTTAATTAAATCAGGTAAGTCAGGATGGGTTCAAGGAATAGAAGCTGAAAAAATTGGAAAAGCAGGGATGGTTTTAGGAGCAGGAAGAGAGACTAAAGAAGAGGTTATAGATCATTCTGTGGGAGTTATTCTTTGTAAAAAAACAGGAGACCCTGTTAAAAAAGGAGAAGTTCTAGGAAAACTGCAATATAATAATGAGAAAAATTTAGATACATCAATAAATTTTATAAAGGAAGCCTTTACTATTTCTGATAAAAAAACTTTAGAAAAAAAGGTTATATTTGAAATTCATACTGTGAATATATAA
- a CDS encoding phosphopentomutase, with the protein MNTIKRVIMIILDSAGVGELPDAKLFGDVGSNTLAHIGEITGGLNLPNMGKLGLGNIINIKGVSRTDHPIGLYGKARELAKGKDTTTGHWEIAGLVTENPFPTYPNGFPKSTIEEFERRTGRKILCNLPYSGTEVINDYGDKASENGDYIVYTSADPVFQIAAHEEKIPLDELYKACKIALEICNEKSPVARVIARPFIGENGNYTRTSNRHDFSVLPLGRTLLDDLKENNLDVVGIGKINDIFAGKGITENKGSNRDNLDGIMKTIAAIKENTKGLIFTNLVDFDSKYGHRRNALGYKEALEEFDGYIPEIIENMKDSDLLIISADHGCDPTFKGTDHTREYIPILAYSKDIKSGNIGTRESFSDIADTIKKLLIGKESKYSFIK; encoded by the coding sequence ATGAACACTATAAAAAGAGTTATAATGATCATACTAGATAGTGCAGGAGTTGGAGAGTTACCTGACGCTAAATTATTTGGAGATGTAGGATCGAATACTTTAGCACATATTGGAGAAATAACAGGGGGACTAAATTTACCAAATATGGGAAAATTAGGCTTAGGTAATATTATTAATATAAAGGGAGTATCAAGAACAGATCATCCAATTGGGCTCTATGGGAAAGCAAGAGAGCTAGCTAAAGGGAAGGACACAACAACAGGGCACTGGGAAATAGCAGGGCTTGTGACAGAAAATCCCTTTCCAACTTATCCAAATGGATTTCCTAAAAGCACAATAGAAGAATTTGAAAGAAGAACAGGAAGAAAAATATTATGTAACTTACCCTATTCAGGAACAGAGGTAATAAATGATTATGGGGATAAAGCAAGTGAAAATGGAGACTATATAGTATACACAAGTGCTGATCCAGTTTTTCAAATAGCAGCTCATGAAGAAAAAATTCCCCTAGATGAACTATATAAAGCTTGTAAAATAGCACTTGAAATATGTAATGAAAAATCTCCAGTTGCAAGGGTAATAGCAAGACCATTTATTGGAGAAAATGGAAATTATACAAGAACCTCAAATAGGCATGATTTTTCAGTTCTACCCCTAGGAAGGACTCTTTTAGATGATTTAAAGGAAAATAATTTAGATGTAGTTGGAATAGGTAAAATAAATGATATTTTTGCAGGTAAAGGAATAACAGAAAATAAGGGAAGTAATAGGGATAATCTAGATGGAATTATGAAAACAATAGCTGCTATAAAAGAAAATACAAAGGGATTAATTTTCACAAATTTAGTTGATTTTGATTCAAAGTATGGACACAGGAGAAATGCTTTGGGATATAAGGAAGCTTTAGAAGAATTTGATGGATATATTCCTGAAATTATTGAGAATATGAAAGACTCAGATTTGTTAATAATTTCAGCAGACCATGGATGTGATCCTACATTTAAAGGAACAGATCATACAAGGGAATATATACCTATTTTAGCCTATTCAAAAGATATTAAAAGTGGTAATATAGGAACGAGGGAAAGTTTTTCTGATATAGCAGATACAATAAAAAAATTATTAATAGGAAAAGAAAGCAAGTATAGCTTTATAAAATAG